A window from bacterium encodes these proteins:
- a CDS encoding aldo/keto reductase: protein MTLRNLGRTALRVSPLCLGGNVFGWTADETASFAVLDAYVASGGNFIDTAEVYSRWVPGHHGGESEAILGRWLKSRKNRDQLVIATKVGAPMGDAPEQKGLSRRRILDAVEGSLRRLQTDVIDLYQAHFDDPGTALDETLATFDELVKAGKVRHIGASNYTAPRLNEALETAQRLGLRPFETMQPEYNLLDREQFEGALQALCLEHGLGVITYYSLASGFLSGKYRKDQPLPTSSRAASVQREYMNPRGFRVIEALDAVAAAHQATVSQVALAWVMAQPGVTSAIASATSAAQAQDLLGALRIQLDAEAQHRLSEAGKLA, encoded by the coding sequence ATGACCCTGCGAAATCTCGGACGAACGGCGCTGCGCGTCTCCCCGCTCTGCCTGGGCGGCAACGTCTTCGGCTGGACCGCCGACGAGACGGCCTCCTTTGCCGTGCTGGACGCGTACGTAGCAAGCGGCGGCAACTTCATCGACACGGCGGAGGTCTATTCTCGCTGGGTGCCGGGCCATCACGGCGGTGAGTCGGAAGCGATCCTCGGACGCTGGCTCAAATCCCGCAAGAACCGGGACCAGCTCGTCATCGCCACCAAGGTCGGCGCCCCCATGGGCGATGCGCCCGAGCAGAAGGGCCTCTCGCGCCGGCGGATCCTGGACGCCGTGGAAGGCTCCCTGCGCCGGCTGCAAACGGACGTCATCGACCTCTACCAGGCCCACTTCGACGATCCCGGGACGGCCCTCGACGAGACTCTCGCCACCTTCGACGAGCTGGTCAAGGCGGGCAAGGTGCGTCACATCGGGGCGTCGAACTACACCGCCCCTCGCCTCAATGAAGCGCTCGAAACGGCGCAGCGCCTCGGGCTTCGCCCTTTCGAGACCATGCAGCCCGAATACAACCTGCTCGACCGGGAGCAGTTCGAAGGGGCGCTCCAGGCGCTCTGCCTGGAGCACGGGCTGGGGGTCATCACGTACTATTCGCTCGCAAGCGGCTTCTTGAGCGGCAAGTATCGCAAGGACCAGCCGCTCCCAACCTCCAGCCGCGCGGCCTCGGTCCAGCGGGAGTACATGAACCCGCGCGGATTCCGGGTGATCGAGGCTCTCGACGCCGTGGCAGCCGCGCACCAGGCCACCGTCAGTCAGGTGGCGCTGGCCTGGGTCATGGCGCAGCCGGGGGTCACGTCGGCCATCGCGAGCGCGACCTCGGCCGCTCAGGCCCAGGACCTGCTCGGCGCCCTACGGATCCAGCTCGACGCAGAGGCGCAGCACCGCCTGAGCGAGGCCGGGAAGCTCGCCTGA
- a CDS encoding cytochrome c biogenesis protein CcdA — MNQIPFYTAFGAGLISFVSPCVLPLVPGYLSFLSGVSLDQLQETEAQAGIRGRVLANSLAFVFGFSLVFVLLGASATFVGKLLLEQLPLLSKLAGALIVLFGLHTMGVLRFGWLYREKRVQIQRKPVGLLGSALVGVAFAFGWTPCIGPILAGILTYASTQETMGQGIGLLALYSLGLGVPFVLAGLGFERFLAIADRFKRKMRAIELASGLLLVVIGLMIATNGLTWLSGRLGFLGQFAL; from the coding sequence ATGAATCAAATCCCTTTTTACACGGCCTTCGGGGCCGGGTTGATTTCGTTCGTCTCGCCCTGCGTCCTGCCCCTGGTGCCCGGTTATCTCTCTTTCCTCTCGGGGGTCTCGCTGGACCAGCTCCAGGAGACCGAGGCACAGGCAGGCATCCGTGGCAGGGTGCTGGCCAACTCCCTGGCCTTCGTCTTCGGCTTCAGCCTGGTCTTCGTGCTCCTGGGGGCCTCGGCCACCTTCGTCGGGAAGCTCCTGCTCGAGCAGCTCCCGCTGCTGAGCAAGCTGGCTGGCGCGCTGATCGTGCTCTTCGGCCTTCACACCATGGGGGTCCTGCGCTTTGGTTGGCTCTACCGGGAGAAGCGGGTCCAGATCCAGCGCAAGCCGGTTGGCCTGCTGGGATCCGCCCTGGTCGGCGTGGCCTTCGCCTTCGGATGGACGCCTTGCATCGGCCCCATCCTGGCAGGCATCTTGACGTACGCGAGCACCCAGGAAACCATGGGGCAAGGGATTGGCTTGTTGGCGCTGTACTCCCTGGGCCTAGGCGTTCCCTTCGTCCTGGCGGGGCTGGGTTTCGAGCGCTTCCTGGCGATCGCCGATCGCTTCAAGCGCAAGATGCGGGCAATCGAGCTGGCCAGCGGCCTGCTGCTCGTCGTCATCGGCCTGATGATCGCCACCAACGGCCTGACCTGGCTCTCGGGGAGGCTGGGCTTCCTCGGTCAGTTCGCACTCTAA
- a CDS encoding VOC family protein — MSKPTVKSIIPHLIVAGAAKALEFYKEAFGAEIVSTMPTPDGQRLIHAVMTIDGHPIFLVDEFPDNREEGGVMCAPGTAKGTTVAIALNVDDADAVYQRAVKAGAAEHMPVADTFWGARYGQILDPYGHLWELNQEVQTRTEEEMKAALAEDMRNAGR, encoded by the coding sequence ATGTCGAAACCGACCGTGAAGTCCATCATTCCCCACCTCATCGTGGCGGGTGCCGCCAAGGCGCTCGAGTTCTACAAGGAAGCGTTCGGCGCCGAGATCGTCTCCACGATGCCGACGCCCGATGGACAGAGGCTCATTCATGCCGTCATGACCATCGACGGTCATCCGATCTTCTTGGTCGACGAGTTCCCCGACAACCGCGAGGAAGGCGGCGTGATGTGCGCTCCTGGCACAGCGAAGGGCACCACGGTCGCCATCGCGCTCAATGTCGACGATGCCGATGCAGTGTATCAGCGCGCCGTAAAGGCGGGAGCTGCCGAGCACATGCCCGTGGCCGACACGTTCTGGGGGGCTCGTTACGGCCAGATCCTCGATCCGTATGGTCATCTCTGGGAGCTCAACCAGGAAGTTCAGACCCGCACGGAAGAGGAAATGAAGGCAGCCTTGGCGGAAGACATGCGCAATGCCGGCAGGTAG
- a CDS encoding isoprenylcysteine carboxylmethyltransferase family protein has protein sequence MASEAKKLTPPKLILTMVYLLIYPLGLLWLAGDWKWVEGWLFSLWFVALCAGTIIYLYFKDPALLAERYRKPGASGEAKWDQVFVYAIMGLSFAWFAVMPLDAQRFHWTAEFPLWLKTVGAVLLLLSSFFLFRAFRDNTFLSPLVRIQREREQQVVSTGVYGFVRHPMYLGATCMFIGAPLFLSSLWGLAIGLLMTLLLMVRIVGEEALLLDELAGYDAYRQKVRYRLLPYIW, from the coding sequence ATGGCGAGCGAGGCGAAAAAACTGACGCCCCCCAAGCTGATTCTCACGATGGTTTATCTGCTGATCTACCCGCTGGGCCTGTTATGGCTTGCAGGGGATTGGAAATGGGTCGAGGGCTGGCTCTTCAGCCTCTGGTTCGTCGCCTTGTGCGCGGGCACGATCATTTATCTCTACTTCAAAGACCCGGCGCTGCTCGCCGAGCGATACCGCAAGCCCGGGGCGAGCGGCGAAGCCAAATGGGACCAAGTATTCGTCTACGCGATCATGGGCCTGTCCTTTGCCTGGTTTGCGGTGATGCCGCTGGATGCGCAGCGTTTCCACTGGACGGCGGAGTTCCCGCTCTGGCTGAAAACCGTCGGTGCCGTCTTGCTACTGCTCTCGTCCTTCTTCCTCTTCCGCGCGTTTCGCGACAACACCTTCCTCTCGCCATTGGTCAGGATCCAGCGCGAGCGCGAGCAGCAGGTGGTCTCGACGGGGGTATACGGCTTCGTGCGGCATCCGATGTATCTGGGGGCAACGTGCATGTTCATCGGAGCCCCGCTATTCTTGAGCTCGCTCTGGGGGCTCGCCATCGGTCTGCTGATGACCCTGCTGCTGATGGTGCGGATCGTCGGCGAAGAAGCGCTCTTGCTCGACGAGCTCGCAGGTTACGACGCCTATCGGCAGAAGGTGAGGTATCGCCTCCTGCCGTATATCTGGTAA
- a CDS encoding prephenate dehydrogenase/arogenate dehydrogenase family protein, protein MRVALLGLGLIGGSLGLALRAERPEIEVVGWDPDPAALALARERGAIAREAADPAAAVADADRVVLAAPVGAFPALFAAIAPCLRPEAVVTDVASTKAAVTAWASNAGLNFVGGHPMAGSEQVGVAHARADLFRGAAWCVTPPPSADPAAVAAVEALATSVGARPLRLDPSTHDAFVAAVSHLPFATSAALVSLTTADPRWAQMAPLAATGYRDATRLASGSPAMYRDICLTNQEAIAPLLRHLAATLTTLADQLDDPQAVEAFFTRARDARDTWLAARDHLRMPHPSR, encoded by the coding sequence ATGCGCGTCGCGTTGCTCGGCCTCGGCTTGATCGGCGGCTCGCTGGGTCTGGCCCTGCGCGCCGAGCGGCCGGAGATCGAGGTCGTGGGCTGGGACCCGGACCCGGCGGCCCTTGCGCTTGCGCGCGAGCGGGGCGCGATCGCCCGCGAGGCAGCCGACCCCGCAGCAGCGGTCGCCGATGCCGACCGGGTGGTGCTGGCGGCTCCGGTGGGGGCCTTCCCTGCGCTGTTTGCTGCGATCGCGCCCTGCCTGCGGCCCGAGGCCGTGGTCACGGACGTCGCGAGCACCAAGGCGGCAGTGACCGCCTGGGCGTCAAATGCCGGCCTCAACTTCGTCGGCGGGCACCCGATGGCAGGGAGCGAGCAGGTGGGGGTGGCCCACGCGCGGGCGGACCTGTTTCGCGGCGCGGCCTGGTGCGTCACACCGCCCCCAAGCGCTGACCCTGCGGCGGTAGCTGCAGTCGAAGCGCTCGCGACTTCGGTGGGGGCCCGGCCTCTTCGTCTCGATCCGAGCACGCACGACGCGTTCGTGGCCGCCGTCAGCCACCTGCCCTTCGCGACGTCGGCCGCGCTGGTTTCGCTCACGACAGCCGATCCGCGCTGGGCACAGATGGCGCCGCTCGCCGCGACGGGCTATCGCGATGCAACCCGGCTGGCCTCGGGGAGCCCCGCAATGTACCGCGACATCTGCCTCACGAACCAGGAAGCGATCGCCCCCTTGCTGCGCCACCTCGCCGCCACGCTGACGACGCTCGCCGACCAGCTCGACGACCCGCAGGCCGTCGAGGCCTTCTTCACGCGCGCGCGCGATGCACGCGATACCTGGCTCGCAGCGCGAGATCACCTCCGGATGCCCCATCCCTCCCGATGA
- a CDS encoding M56 family metallopeptidase, whose translation MKRWPSIVTLAWPALLVLVGDLYAATHYRVSCLIAPQWSGKSLGLGVLLAANLLLLGSLVWQVVRLRAVSRRIHRLPRLEPSAYQRLALDGLDGVEVRVLEHDAPVLFTTDGLRPTIVVSRWMLQRLDEQELRAAFAHELAHLQHRDGLVMLLVHGLCPGGFGLGFFQQRLEWLAREFELRADAIAARRIGDPLAVASALVKVGRHAHPQAAAMAFAARPSALQTRVAALLADAPRPRDPHSWETPWLMLVGASSLAAWLVFVAHLCVRGLG comes from the coding sequence ATGAAGCGCTGGCCCTCGATCGTCACGCTGGCCTGGCCAGCGCTGCTGGTGCTCGTCGGCGACCTCTACGCCGCGACCCACTACCGCGTCTCATGCTTGATTGCCCCCCAGTGGAGCGGCAAGAGCCTCGGGCTCGGCGTCCTGCTCGCGGCAAACTTGCTCTTGCTTGGGAGCCTGGTCTGGCAAGTCGTACGCTTGCGTGCGGTTTCCCGCCGCATCCATCGCCTGCCGCGCCTGGAGCCGAGCGCTTACCAGCGGCTGGCGCTCGATGGGCTCGATGGGGTCGAGGTTCGGGTGCTCGAACACGACGCCCCCGTGCTGTTCACCACCGATGGCTTGCGCCCGACTATCGTGGTCTCGCGCTGGATGCTGCAACGCCTGGATGAACAAGAGCTTCGAGCCGCCTTCGCGCACGAGCTGGCTCACCTTCAGCACCGGGACGGCCTCGTGATGCTGCTGGTGCACGGCCTCTGCCCAGGCGGCTTCGGGCTGGGCTTCTTTCAACAGCGCCTGGAGTGGCTCGCGCGAGAGTTCGAGCTGCGGGCTGATGCGATCGCCGCCCGGCGAATCGGCGATCCCCTCGCGGTCGCGAGCGCCCTCGTCAAGGTGGGCCGCCATGCGCACCCCCAGGCTGCGGCCATGGCGTTCGCCGCTCGCCCGTCGGCATTACAGACCCGCGTCGCGGCCCTGCTCGCGGACGCCCCTCGGCCACGGGATCCCCATTCTTGGGAGACTCCCTGGTTGATGCTGGTCGGGGCAAGCTCCCTTGCCGCATGGCTCGTCTTTGTCGCCCACCTCTGTGTGCGTGGGCTCGGCTAG
- the aroF gene encoding 3-deoxy-7-phosphoheptulonate synthase, which produces MIVVMRADSTAEDVLGVLALLERQGLSTHVSTGEAHTIVGVLGSPINHEELGPALEALSGVDRTVKVSKSYKLASRQFQPTDTVIDVRGVRIGGPEVVVIAGPCSAESEDQCLRIGEAVARAGARLFRAGAYKPRTSPYAFRGHGEAGLEMLAKVRETTGLPIVTEVLTPAHVELVGHYTDVFQIGARNMQNYLLLEEVGRTDIPVLLKRGPSATIEEWLLAAEYVMAQGNRKVILCERGIRTYETATRNTFDVNAVAYAKRETHLPVIADPSHGTGVRPLVSPVGLSAIAAGADGLIVEVHHDPDKSWSDAAQALGHEAFAELMATGEAVARAVGRKWAGLPV; this is translated from the coding sequence ATGATCGTCGTGATGCGCGCGGACAGCACCGCCGAGGATGTCCTTGGCGTCCTCGCCCTGCTCGAACGCCAAGGCCTCAGCACGCACGTCTCGACGGGCGAAGCGCACACCATCGTGGGCGTGCTCGGCTCCCCGATCAACCACGAGGAGCTCGGCCCGGCGCTCGAGGCGCTCTCCGGGGTCGATCGAACGGTCAAGGTCTCGAAATCCTACAAGCTGGCGAGCCGCCAGTTCCAGCCGACGGACACCGTGATCGACGTGCGCGGCGTACGGATCGGGGGGCCCGAGGTCGTGGTGATCGCAGGCCCTTGCTCGGCCGAAAGCGAGGATCAATGCCTGCGCATCGGCGAGGCCGTCGCACGCGCCGGTGCGCGCCTGTTCCGGGCCGGGGCGTACAAGCCGCGCACGAGCCCGTATGCTTTCCGAGGCCACGGCGAGGCGGGCCTCGAAATGCTCGCCAAGGTCCGTGAGACGACCGGGCTGCCCATCGTCACCGAGGTGCTGACGCCGGCCCACGTCGAGCTCGTCGGGCACTACACCGACGTCTTCCAAATTGGCGCCCGCAACATGCAGAATTACCTGCTGCTCGAAGAGGTGGGGCGCACGGACATCCCGGTGCTGCTCAAGCGAGGGCCCTCGGCCACGATCGAGGAGTGGCTGCTTGCGGCCGAATACGTGATGGCGCAGGGCAACCGCAAGGTGATCCTGTGCGAGCGCGGCATCCGGACGTACGAGACGGCCACGCGCAACACCTTCGACGTCAACGCCGTGGCGTACGCCAAGCGCGAGACGCACCTGCCGGTGATCGCCGATCCGAGCCACGGGACCGGCGTGCGCCCCCTGGTCTCGCCGGTGGGGCTCAGCGCGATCGCCGCCGGCGCCGACGGCCTGATCGTCGAGGTGCACCACGACCCTGACAAGAGCTGGTCAGACGCCGCGCAGGCGCTGGGGCACGAAGCCTTCGCGGAGCTGATGGCGACAGGGGAAGCCGTCGCCCGAGCCGTCGGCCGCAAGTGGGCGGGCCTGCCGGTCTGA
- a CDS encoding fosfomycin resistance glutathione transferase, which produces MISGINHITLSVRDIERSFDFYAEVLGLKPLVRWNQGAYFLAGATWLALTLDEDTREQPLPEYTHLAFTVSETDFQAMCQRVLASGAEVWQPNSSEGASLYFTDPNGHKLELHASDLETRLRTAKDHPWEGAIFFV; this is translated from the coding sequence ATGATTAGCGGAATCAATCACATCACGCTTTCGGTCAGAGATATTGAACGGTCCTTCGACTTCTACGCAGAGGTGCTGGGCCTTAAACCCCTTGTCCGCTGGAACCAAGGGGCCTATTTCCTGGCAGGGGCGACCTGGCTCGCGCTGACGCTCGATGAAGACACCCGCGAGCAGCCACTGCCTGAGTACACGCATCTAGCCTTCACGGTCTCCGAGACGGACTTTCAGGCCATGTGCCAGCGGGTGCTCGCATCGGGAGCTGAAGTTTGGCAACCGAACAGTTCAGAAGGTGCCTCTCTCTACTTCACCGATCCCAACGGACACAAACTGGAGCTTCACGCCTCCGATCTGGAAACCAGGCTACGAACGGCCAAGGATCACCCGTGGGAAGGGGCCATATTCTTCGTCTGA
- the aroH gene encoding chorismate mutase, whose translation MVTSCRGVRGATSADANTPEAILAATRELLETLIEANGIAPTDVGSIFLTATPDLNADFPAQAARQMGWADAALLCAQEIAVPEATPRVIRVLIHWNTPKSAAEIRHVYLKEARALRPDRALA comes from the coding sequence ATGGTGACGTCCTGCCGTGGCGTACGAGGTGCCACCTCCGCCGACGCAAACACCCCCGAGGCCATCCTTGCCGCCACGCGCGAGTTGCTCGAAACCCTCATCGAGGCCAACGGCATCGCTCCCACGGACGTCGGCAGCATCTTCCTTACGGCCACGCCCGATCTCAATGCCGACTTCCCGGCCCAAGCAGCCCGCCAGATGGGCTGGGCCGATGCCGCGCTCCTCTGCGCCCAGGAGATCGCGGTCCCCGAGGCGACGCCGCGGGTGATCCGCGTGCTGATCCACTGGAACACCCCCAAGAGCGCCGCCGAGATCCGGCACGTCTACCTCAAAGAAGCGCGTGCCCTGCGCCCAGACCGTGCCCTCGCCTGA
- a CDS encoding TlpA family protein disulfide reductase, with protein sequence MKASIPWILAALVVVGGGVAYFATKGGPEAITTSSTGAPGFELPAAPGPGSVKLSDYQGKVVLVNFWATWCPPCRAEIPDFIQVRDSLNAKGFEIIGISLDEGGAKDVVPFAKEYGITYPLALGNQDVVDRYGGIRGIPTSFLIDRTGKIVQKWPGMIDRSTLEKAVTAVL encoded by the coding sequence ATGAAAGCTTCTATCCCGTGGATTCTCGCCGCGCTCGTGGTGGTCGGCGGCGGCGTCGCCTACTTCGCCACCAAGGGGGGGCCTGAGGCCATCACGACGAGCAGCACCGGCGCGCCGGGCTTCGAGCTGCCTGCCGCACCCGGTCCCGGTTCAGTCAAGTTGTCCGACTACCAGGGCAAGGTCGTGCTGGTGAACTTCTGGGCGACCTGGTGCCCGCCCTGCCGCGCGGAGATCCCCGATTTCATCCAGGTCCGCGACTCGCTCAACGCCAAAGGCTTCGAGATCATCGGCATCTCGCTGGACGAGGGCGGAGCCAAGGACGTGGTGCCGTTCGCCAAGGAATACGGCATCACCTACCCCCTGGCGCTGGGGAATCAGGACGTGGTGGACCGCTACGGCGGCATTCGCGGCATCCCGACCTCCTTTCTGATCGACCGCACGGGGAAGATCGTCCAGAAATGGCCCGGCATGATCGACCGGAGCACCCTCGAAAAGGCCGTCACCGCGGTGCTCTAG
- a CDS encoding DUF202 domain-containing protein, whose amino-acid sequence MKQDETPPDANQLALRRTVLAAERTYLAWVRTSLSMMGFGFSIYKFFQYLREAEGLGHLHAPRNLGLTLIALGTLSLLAAAFQHLQAMRGLGAGLAEGRTGVALALALLLALVGVLMFVSISFGEGPF is encoded by the coding sequence ATGAAGCAGGACGAAACCCCGCCGGATGCGAACCAGCTGGCCCTGCGGCGGACCGTGCTCGCGGCGGAGCGGACCTACCTGGCCTGGGTGAGGACCTCTCTCTCCATGATGGGGTTCGGCTTCAGCATCTACAAATTCTTCCAGTACCTGCGCGAGGCCGAGGGCCTGGGACATCTGCACGCTCCTCGCAATCTGGGCCTCACTCTGATCGCGCTGGGGACCTTGAGCTTGCTTGCCGCCGCCTTCCAGCATCTACAGGCCATGCGCGGCCTTGGCGCCGGGCTGGCGGAGGGGCGAACCGGGGTGGCGCTCGCGCTTGCCCTCCTCTTGGCGCTCGTCGGGGTGCTGATGTTCGTCAGCATTTCCTTCGGGGAGGGACCCTTCTGA
- a CDS encoding branched-chain amino acid transaminase, with protein sequence MSKPEYVYFRGDYVPFDEAKVSVMTHALNYGTGCFEGIRGYWNEAHQELYVLKMADHFERIHQSARILRMPLHHTVEELCAIALGLIRRNAFKQDIYLRPLVYMADELIGARLHNLTADFTMFATPMSGEPATSGIKVTVSSWRRIDDNAMPARAKITGTYVNSSLAKTEAYHNGFDDAIFLNTDGHVSEASGMNLFLVRKGQLITPGVQQNILEGVTRQAVMTIAKETLGIETLERPVDRTELYVCDEMFLCGTGAQILPVASIDHRPVGGTGVVGPITRAIMDHYAQAVRGEHPRFADWVTPAYASSRN encoded by the coding sequence ATGTCAAAGCCCGAGTACGTCTACTTTCGAGGCGACTACGTGCCCTTCGACGAGGCCAAGGTCAGCGTCATGACCCACGCCCTCAATTACGGCACGGGGTGCTTCGAGGGGATCCGCGGCTACTGGAACGAAGCGCACCAAGAGCTTTACGTCCTCAAAATGGCGGACCACTTCGAACGGATCCACCAGTCCGCCCGGATCCTCCGCATGCCGCTCCATCACACCGTCGAGGAGCTGTGCGCGATCGCCCTCGGCCTCATCCGCCGCAACGCCTTCAAGCAGGACATCTACTTGCGTCCGCTGGTGTACATGGCCGATGAGCTGATCGGGGCGCGCCTGCACAACCTGACGGCAGACTTCACCATGTTCGCCACCCCCATGAGCGGCGAGCCCGCCACCAGCGGCATCAAGGTGACCGTCTCGAGCTGGCGCCGCATCGACGACAACGCCATGCCCGCCCGCGCCAAGATCACCGGTACCTACGTCAACTCGTCGCTCGCCAAGACCGAGGCGTACCACAACGGCTTCGACGACGCGATCTTCCTGAACACGGACGGCCACGTCTCGGAGGCGAGCGGGATGAACCTGTTCCTCGTCCGCAAGGGCCAGCTGATCACCCCCGGCGTCCAACAGAACATCCTCGAGGGCGTGACGCGCCAGGCGGTCATGACCATCGCCAAGGAAACGCTCGGGATCGAGACGCTCGAACGTCCGGTGGACCGCACGGAGCTCTACGTCTGCGACGAGATGTTCCTGTGCGGCACCGGCGCCCAGATCTTGCCGGTCGCCTCGATCGACCACCGACCGGTGGGGGGAACGGGCGTCGTGGGGCCCATCACCCGAGCGATCATGGACCACTATGCGCAGGCCGTGCGCGGCGAGCACCCGCGCTTCGCCGACTGGGTCACCCCGGCCTACGCCTCCTCGCGCAATTAG
- a CDS encoding GyrI-like domain-containing protein, translating into MIETPQITQSEAQLTAFIHLTVPREEIQEVMGPGIGEVMAAIAAQGIAPAGPWFTHHLRMDPEIFDFEICVPVTAPVAPAGRVQAGQLPAAKVARTVFHGNYEGLGDAWGEFMDWIEAQGHTPASDLWECYVKGPESSPNPADWRTELNRPLIG; encoded by the coding sequence ATGATCGAAACACCGCAAATTACGCAGAGTGAGGCCCAGCTCACCGCCTTCATCCACCTCACCGTTCCGCGCGAAGAGATCCAGGAGGTCATGGGCCCGGGCATCGGCGAGGTCATGGCTGCTATTGCTGCTCAGGGCATCGCGCCGGCCGGCCCATGGTTCACGCATCACCTGAGGATGGATCCTGAAATCTTCGATTTCGAGATCTGCGTGCCCGTCACGGCGCCGGTCGCCCCCGCGGGTCGTGTGCAGGCGGGCCAGTTGCCTGCTGCGAAGGTGGCGCGGACGGTCTTCCACGGGAACTACGAGGGCCTTGGCGATGCCTGGGGCGAGTTCATGGATTGGATCGAAGCTCAGGGCCACACCCCCGCCTCCGATCTGTGGGAATGCTACGTCAAGGGGCCGGAATCGAGCCCCAATCCGGCCGACTGGCGCACGGAGTTGAATCGACCGCTGATCGGTTGA
- a CDS encoding DsrE family protein — MKKALFALPLVGLGLVFGWQAAASAKPSQLHRVVIDVSSGDSATWQRVLNNVENLQRQLGTANTFVEVVAYGPGLGMMLQEGAPDRARMEALARGQVVFVACQNTLQGRGLTPDALLPFVRVVPSGAAELVLKQEAGWSYLKPGM, encoded by the coding sequence GTGAAAAAAGCCTTATTCGCCCTGCCCCTCGTGGGGCTCGGCCTCGTCTTCGGATGGCAGGCTGCTGCCTCGGCCAAACCCAGCCAGCTCCATCGGGTGGTCATCGATGTCTCATCGGGCGATTCCGCCACCTGGCAACGGGTGCTCAACAACGTCGAGAACCTCCAGCGCCAGCTCGGAACCGCGAACACCTTCGTCGAAGTCGTCGCCTACGGGCCCGGTCTCGGGATGATGCTCCAAGAGGGGGCGCCGGATCGTGCGCGGATGGAGGCCCTGGCTCGCGGCCAGGTCGTTTTCGTCGCCTGCCAGAATACGCTGCAAGGCAGAGGGCTCACCCCAGACGCCTTGCTGCCCTTCGTGCGGGTGGTCCCCTCTGGGGCGGCGGAGCTCGTGCTGAAGCAGGAAGCCGGCTGGAGCTACCTGAAGCCGGGGATGTGA
- a CDS encoding BlaI/MecI/CopY family transcriptional regulator has translation MPPAHDSVIWPHREGLGKVLGDLELFVMELVWKWPSAYPVTVKEVHQAAQESRPLAYTSVLSTMSNLVKKEALRVEKEHFAHRYWPTSSREEFEQEMLSRLMGSLVKDFTAPALQHFVGSLETVDPRLLDALDAEIQRRRRQEAP, from the coding sequence ATGCCCCCCGCGCACGATTCCGTGATCTGGCCCCATCGCGAGGGCCTCGGCAAGGTCCTGGGCGACCTGGAGCTCTTCGTAATGGAGCTCGTCTGGAAGTGGCCGAGCGCCTACCCTGTGACGGTCAAGGAGGTGCACCAAGCGGCGCAAGAGAGCCGTCCCCTGGCTTACACCAGCGTCCTTTCCACCATGAGCAACCTCGTCAAGAAAGAGGCGCTGCGCGTGGAAAAGGAGCACTTCGCCCATCGCTACTGGCCGACCAGCAGCCGCGAGGAGTTCGAGCAAGAGATGCTCAGCCGCTTGATGGGCTCGCTGGTGAAGGACTTCACGGCTCCGGCCCTCCAGCACTTCGTGGGTTCGCTCGAAACCGTGGATCCCCGATTGCTCGATGCCCTCGACGCTGAGATCCAGCGCCGGCGGCGCCAGGAGGCGCCATGA